In Pyrodictium occultum, the genomic window TCCGGTGTGGGGTAGGCCCATTTGGCCTGCCTGTTCTGGTAGGGGTGGGTTGCTCCTAGGTGGGTTAGTGCGTGGCCTGCGTAGCTGAGGGCGGCTGGTGAGACTGGCTCGCCGAGGTCTATGATGTAGGCTATGCGTGCTCCCTTGGCGGCGGCGTGGAGCCTGGCGAGGCGCTGGTGGAGTTTCTGGGATAGCTCCTCCGCCTCCCTTATCCTGCCTATGTGGACGCCTATCCTCCACGCCATGTCTGCTACCCCGTGGAGGCTTGCCGGGATGTCGATGTGTACTACGCGGTAGCCGTGGGCGGTGAGGAGCCTTGCCGCCGGGAGCTGGGCCTCGCCGCTGGTGAAGACCACGTCTGGCCTGAGCTCCTGGATCACGTCGAGCCGGGGCTTCAGGTAGTCGCCTGCTATCCTCTTCCCGGGCGCGTAGGGGAGGCAGAAGGAGGAGACCCCTACCAGCTCGTCGCCGGCGCCGAGCTCCACCAGGGTGTCTGTTACCGAGGGGGAGAGGCTTACGATCCTCAATGCTCCCGGCCCTCTCCCCACAGGGCGTGTGGGGCGTCGACTAAAACCGCTGGCGGGGGCTGGCGGCGGCCACGGCGGGCCCCTGGGGCTCTCTGGGGATGCTGGCGCCGGAGCCGCTGGTGGTGGGCGCGGAGGGTGTGCCTCACGGGCCCGGGTGGCGGTCCAGCATGCTGCAGAAGGCCTCGAACTCGGGGAGGCTGCAGGCGTAGCCCTCGAAGCCTCTCCAGGACCCGCCCCCGCCCTGGAGGAGCCGCCAGTAGAGGTACTAGTGCAGCGTGGGCCCGGAGCAGCAGGGGGCTCGTCCACGGCCAGCCACTCCAGGTAGCAGCTCCTGCCGGGCCGGTACCAGCGGGCCACGAGGGGGAGAACGGCGTCCTTGCAGGGGGCGTAGACGGC contains:
- a CDS encoding ABC transporter substrate-binding protein, producing the protein MVVRVQPLLPGLEEEQLRVAEEALERGAAGVIAEPIRETREGLESLYRVLGAASPRRAGSPTSWARSRGGAPPPPEPSGGAGSTALEALSLRHGAVYAPCKDAVLPLVARWYRPGRSCYLEWLAVDEPPAAPGPRCTSTSTGGSSRAGAGPGEASRATPAASPSSRPSAACWTATRAREAHPPRPPPAAPAPASPESPRGPPWPPPAPASGFSRRPTRPVGRGPGALRIVSLSPSVTDTLVELGAGDELVGVSSFCLPYAPGKRIAGDYLKPRLDVIQELRPDVVFTSGEAQLPAARLLTAHGYRVVHIDIPASLHGVADMAWRIGVHIGRIREAEELSQKLHQRLARLHAAAKGARIAYIIDLGEPVSPAALSYAGHALTHLGATHPYQNRQAKWAYPTPEELEKHNPAIIVYEAKSPNPTHRLAQKRLETWRMAGLLARAKLLVTPVDTLAHYGPKLAQRLEKLAEQLKTTPTPP